From the genome of Vulpes lagopus strain Blue_001 chromosome 2, ASM1834538v1, whole genome shotgun sequence, one region includes:
- the SLC12A6 gene encoding solute carrier family 12 member 6 isoform X3 yields the protein MPHFTVTKVEDPEEGAAASLSKEGEPVLAERRALIQHLDEPDPSQNSITGEHSQLLDDGHNKKARNAYLNNSNYEEGDEYFDRNLALFEEEMDTRPKVSSLLNRMANYTNLTQGAKEHEEAENITEGKKKPTKTPQMGTFMGVYLPCLQNIFGVILFLRLTWVVGTAGVLQAFAIVLICCCCTLLTAISMSAIATNGVVPAGGSYFMISRALGPEFGGAVGLCFYLGTTFAAAMYILGAIEIFLVYIVPRAAIFRSEDALKESAAMLNNMRIYGTAFLVLMVLVVFIGVRYVNKFASLFLACVIVSILAIYAGAIKSSFAPPHFPVCMLGNRTLSSRHIDTCSKTKEINNMTVPSKLWGFFCNSSQFFNATCDEYFVHNNVTSIQGIPGLASGVVTENLWSNYLPKGEIIEKSSARSSDVLGNLNHEYVLVDITTSFTLLVGIFFPSVTGIMAGSNRSGDLKDAQKSIPIGTILAILTTSFVYLSNVVLFGACIEGVVLRDKFGDAVKGNLVVGTLSWPSPWVIVIGSFFSTCGAGLQSLTGAPRLLQAIAKDNIIPFLRVFGHSKANGEPTWALLLTAAIAELGILIASLDLVAPILSMFFLMCYLFVNLACALQTLLRTPNWRPRFRYYHWALSFMGMSICLALMFISSWYYAIVAMVIAGMIYKYIEYQGAEKEWGDGIRGLSLSAARFALLRLEEGPPHTKNWRPQLLVLLKLDEDLHVKHPRLLTFASQLKAGKGLTIVGSVIVGNFLENYGEALAAEQTVKHLMEAEKVKGFCQLVVAAKLREGISHLIQSCGLGGMKHNTVVMGWPNGWRQSEDARAWKTFIGTVRVTTAAHLALLVAKNISFFPSNVEQFSEGNIDVWWIVHDGGMLMLLPFLLKQHKVWRKCSIRIFTVAQLEDNSIQMKKDLATFLYHLRIEAEVEVVEMHDSDISAYTYERTLMMEQRSQMLRHMRLSKTERDREAQLVKDRNSMLRLTSIGSDEDEETETYQEKVHMTWTKDKYMASRGQKAKSMEGFQDLLNMRPDQSNVRRMHTAVKLNEVIVNKSHEAKLVLLNMPGPPRNPEGDENYMEFLEVLTEGLERVLLVRGGGSEVITIYS from the exons atgatgGGCATAATAAGAAAGCTCGAAATGCTTATCTCAATAATTCCAATTACGAAGAAGGAGATGAATATTTTGATAGAAACTTGGCACTCTTTGAG GAAGAAATGGACACCAGACCAAAGGTATCTTCTCTCCTAAACCGTATGGCCAATTATACTAATCTGACACAAGGAGCAAAAGAGCATGAGGAGGCAGAAAACATCACTGAAGGGAAAAAGAAGCCCACCAAG ACACCTCAAATGGGTACTTTCATGGGTGTCTACCTCCCAtgcctacaaaatatttttggagtgATCTTGTTTCTGCGCCTTACGTGGGTTGTGGGCACGGCTGGAGTTCTTCAGGCCTTTGCAATTGTCCTTATCTGCTGTTGCTGT ACACTGTTGACTGCTATCTCCATGAGTGCCATTGCCACTAATGGAGTGGTGCCAG cTGGAGGCTCATACTTTATGATTTCCCGGGCACTGGGCCCAGAGTTTGGTGGGGCTGTTGGCCTCTGCTTTTATCTCGGTACCACATTTGCAGCAGCCATGTATATCCTGGGTGCCATTGAAATTTTTCTG GTATATATTGTCCCCCGAGCTGCCATCTTTCGTAGTGAAGATGCACTCAAGGAGTCAGCAGCCATGCTAAATAACATGCGCATCTATGGCACAGCCTTCTTGGTCCTCATGGTATTGGTGGTGTTCATCGGTGTACGCTATGTGAACAAGTTTGCCTCACTTTTCCTGGCCTGTGTCATTGTATCCATCTTGGCCATCTATGCTGGAGCCATCAAGTCTTCTTTTGCACCTCCACACTTCCC GGTCTGCATGCTGGGTAACCGCACCCTTTCATCAAGACACATTGATACTTGCTCCAAAACCAAGGAAATTAACAACATGACAGTACCTTCAAAATTATGGGGCTTCTTCTGTAACTCCAGTCAGTTTTTCAATGCTACCTGTGACGAATATTTTGTTCACAATAATGTCACTTCAATCCAGGGCATTCCTGGATTGGCTAGTGGTGTCGTTACAG AGAATCTTTGGAGTAATTACCTACCAAAGGGAGAAATAATTGAAAAGTCCTCAGCCAGATCTTCTGATGTCTTGGGCAACTTAAACCACGAGTATGTCCTTGTTGACATCACCACCTCTTTTACCCTTCTCGTGGGgatcttctttccctctgtcacAG gtATCATGGCTGGATCAAATAGATCTGGAGATCTGAAGGATGCTCAGAAGTCTATTCCCATTGGCACTATACTTGCTATCCTGACCACCTCCTTTGTCT ATTTAAGCAATGTTGTCCTTTTTGGTGCCTGTATTGAGGGTGTTGTTCTTAGAGACAA GTTTGGAGATGCTGTGAAAGGTAATCTGGTGGTGGGTACCTTATCTTGGCCATCACCATGGGTGATCGTTATTGGCTCCTTCTTCTCCACATGTGGGGCTGGACTTCAGAGCCTCACGGGTGCACCAAGGCTGCTACAGGCTATAGCAAAGGATAACATCATACCCTTCCTGAGG GTTTTTGGTCACAGCAAAGCCAATGGGGAACCTACCTGGGCTTTACTTCTAACTGCTGCCATTGCAGAGCTGGGGATTCTTATCGCCTCCCTGGACCTTGTGGCCCCAATTCTTTCTAT GTTTTTCCTCATGTGTTACCTCTTTGTGAACTTGGCATGTGCTCTGCAAACATTACTTCGAACACCCAACTGGAGACCTCGGTTCCGCTACTACCACTG ggcCCTCTCTTTCATGGGAATGAGTATCTGTCTGGCCCTGATGTTCATTTCTTCCTGGTATTATGCCATTGTAGCCATGGTAATAGCTGGTATGATCTACAAGTACATTGAATACCAAGG agcAGAGAAAGAATGGGGGGATGGAATCCGTGGACTGTCCCTCAGTGCAGCCCGGTTTGCTTTGCTTCGGCTTGAAGAAGGCCCTCCACACACTAAAAACTGGAG GCCTCAGTTACTTGTGTTGCTGAAACTAGATGAAGATTTACACGTCAAGCATCCTCGCCTCCTCACCTTTGCCTCACAGCTTAAAGCTGGAAAGGGTCTCACTATTGTGGGTTCTGTCATTGTGGGGAACTTTCTGGAGAACTACGGGGAAGCATTAGCTGCTGAGCAG ACTGTAAAGCATCTCATGGAGGCAGAGAAGGTGAAGGGCTTCTGCCAGCTGGTGGTGGCGGCCAAGCTGAGGGAGGGCATTTCCCACCTCATCCAGTCCTGTGGCCTGGGAGGCATGAAGCACAACACGGTGGTGATGGGGTGGCCCAATGGCTGGCGCCAGAGTGAAGATGCTCGAGCGTGGAAGACTTTCATTG GCACAGTTCGAGTGACGACTGCTGCCCACCTGGCCCTGCTGGTGGCTAAAAACATCTCCTTCTTTCCCAGCAACGTGGAGCAGTTTTCTGAGGGCAACATTGATGTGTGGTGGATCGTGCATGATGGGGGCATGCTCATGTTATTACCGTTCCTACTGAAACAGCATAAG GTGTGGCGAAAATGCAGCATACGGATCTTCACAGTAGCACAGCTAGAAGATAACAGTATTCAGATGAAGAAGGACCTGGCTACCTTCCTCTACCACCTTCGCATTGAGGccgaggtggaggtggtggagatG CATGACAGTGACATATCAGCTTATACTTACGAGCGCACCCTGATGATGGAGCAAAGGTCCCAGATGCTCCGGCACATGCGACTATCCAAAACAGAGCGGGACAGAGAG GCACAGTTGGTGAAAGACCGGAACTCAATGCTTCGATTGACCAGCATTGGCTCTGATGAGGATGAAGAGACAGAAACCTATCAGGAGAAGGTGCACATGACTTGGACAAAAGACAAGTACATGGCATCCCGGGGACAAAAGGCTAAGTCAATGGAAGGATTCCAGGACCTGCTTAACATGCGTCC GGACCAATCCAACGTGAGGCGGATGCATACAGCAGTGAAACTCAATGAGGTCATAGTTAACAAGTCCCATGAAGCAAAGCTGGTTTTGTTGAATATGCCAGGGCCACCCCGAAACCCTGAGGGTGATGAAAACT ACATGGAGTTCCTAGAAGTGCTCACCGAGGGACTAGAGCGAGTCCTCCTCGTCCGAGGTGGTGGCAGTGAAGTGATCACCATTTATTCCTAA